The Providencia sp. PROV188 genome includes a region encoding these proteins:
- the coaD gene encoding pantetheine-phosphate adenylyltransferase, with translation MTHKAIYPGTFDPITSGHVDIVTRAAAMFDHVLLAIANSQRKSPMFNLEERVELAKQVTAHLGNVEVVGFSELMANFAQKNNANILIRGVRSVADFEYEWQLANMNRHFVPELETVFLLPSQSLSFVSSSLIKDVALHDGDISSFLPPIVAEAMLKKLNKI, from the coding sequence ATGACCCATAAAGCTATTTATCCGGGAACCTTTGACCCGATTACCTCTGGACACGTCGATATCGTCACCCGTGCTGCCGCGATGTTTGACCATGTTTTGCTCGCTATCGCAAATAGTCAACGCAAAAGCCCTATGTTTAATCTGGAAGAGCGTGTTGAGCTCGCGAAGCAAGTTACAGCTCACTTAGGGAATGTCGAAGTGGTTGGCTTTTCTGAGTTAATGGCGAATTTTGCACAGAAAAATAATGCGAATATTTTAATTCGTGGCGTACGTTCAGTGGCAGATTTTGAATATGAATGGCAACTGGCTAATATGAACCGCCATTTTGTTCCTGAGCTAGAAACAGTATTTTTACTTCCATCACAAAGCTTATCTTTCGTTTCATCCTCATTAATTAAGGATGTCGCGCTTCATGATGGAGATATTTCGTCGTTTTTACCGCCTATAGTTGCTGAGGCTATGTTGAAAAAACTCAACAAAATCTAG
- the mutM gene encoding bifunctional DNA-formamidopyrimidine glycosylase/DNA-(apurinic or apyrimidinic site) lyase has translation MPELPEVETSRRGIEPHLVGNTISYAVVRNERLRWPVSEQIMRLSDETVISVQRRAKYLLIELRKGWIIVHLGMSGSVRILTEEITEGKHDHVDLILGDGKVLRYTDPRRFGAWLWCDDLASSSVLAHLGPEPLSDEFNPKYLFDLAAKRKVAVKPWLMDNKIVVGVGNIYANEALFASRISPEKLTNTLTLNEITELVTQIKKVLQRSIEQGGTTLKDFLQSDGKPGYFAQELFVYGKKGEPCSLCGTQIESIKQGQRTTFYCPQCQK, from the coding sequence ATGCCAGAACTGCCCGAAGTTGAAACCAGCCGCCGAGGTATTGAACCACATTTAGTCGGCAATACAATTAGTTATGCCGTTGTGCGTAATGAACGGTTACGTTGGCCGGTAAGTGAACAAATCATGCGTTTATCTGATGAAACCGTGATTAGTGTTCAACGACGGGCAAAATACCTACTGATTGAACTGCGCAAAGGTTGGATTATTGTCCATTTAGGAATGTCTGGCAGTGTGCGAATTCTAACGGAAGAGATAACCGAAGGGAAACATGACCATGTAGACCTTATCTTGGGTGACGGTAAAGTACTGCGCTACACTGACCCTCGACGCTTTGGTGCATGGCTTTGGTGCGATGATTTAGCGTCTAGCTCCGTTCTCGCCCATTTAGGTCCTGAGCCTCTCTCCGATGAATTCAATCCTAAATATCTCTTTGATTTAGCAGCTAAACGTAAGGTTGCGGTCAAACCTTGGTTGATGGACAACAAAATCGTTGTTGGGGTAGGGAATATCTACGCTAATGAAGCGCTTTTTGCATCAAGAATCTCCCCAGAAAAGCTGACTAACACACTGACACTCAATGAAATTACCGAACTGGTTACGCAGATTAAAAAAGTGCTGCAACGTTCAATAGAGCAAGGTGGAACCACTCTCAAAGACTTTTTACAGTCAGACGGAAAACCGGGTTACTTTGCTCAAGAGTTATTTGTGTATGGAAAAAAAGGTGAGCCTTGCTCTTTATGCGGAACCCAGATTGAGAGCATCAAACAAGGACAGAGGACAACCTTTTATTGCCCTCAATGTCAGAAGTAA
- a CDS encoding glycosyltransferase family 2 protein encodes MIFDDKSDMTLVITSCGRFELLKATLLSFDKYNSYPIKKVIITEDSGNTDVHKVIPESWKPYTDVIVNKKNLGQIKSIDLAYSKIDTDYIFHCEDDWEFYRSNFIEDSITLLLHDPKLLQVWLRDYYDDIKKHYSFIGKDEQKEFENISYSVINSSHSMMRGFSFNPGVKRLSDYKLIKKYNIGKSADLTEGVLSIAYSMYGMYVVILNKSAVKHLGWDNHIPTDSEKFKKSKKIKYTTLGFLFGFLVSMILSFLIFK; translated from the coding sequence ATGATTTTTGATGATAAAAGTGATATGACCCTTGTTATAACTAGCTGTGGGCGATTTGAATTACTGAAAGCAACATTATTATCATTTGATAAATATAATTCATATCCGATCAAAAAAGTCATAATTACTGAAGATTCTGGAAATACTGATGTTCATAAAGTTATTCCTGAATCATGGAAACCATATACCGATGTCATTGTTAATAAGAAAAACTTAGGTCAAATAAAATCTATTGACCTTGCATACAGTAAAATTGACACCGACTATATTTTTCATTGTGAAGATGATTGGGAATTCTATCGAAGCAATTTTATTGAAGATTCAATAACTTTATTACTACACGACCCTAAACTTTTACAAGTTTGGCTACGTGATTATTATGATGATATCAAAAAACATTATTCTTTTATTGGCAAAGATGAGCAGAAAGAATTTGAAAATATATCTTATTCCGTAATAAATAGCTCTCATTCAATGATGAGAGGATTCAGCTTCAATCCTGGAGTGAAAAGATTGTCTGATTATAAATTAATCAAAAAGTACAATATTGGAAAGAGTGCTGATCTTACCGAAGGCGTTTTATCTATCGCATATAGCATGTATGGGATGTACGTCGTTATCTTAAATAAAAGTGCAGTAAAACACTTAGGGTGGGATAATCACATTCCAACTGATAGTGAGAAATTCAAAAAAAGTAAAAAAATAAAATATACAACACTAGGTTTTTTATTTGGATTTTTGGTTTCCATGATTTTAAGTTTTTTAATTTTCAAATAA
- the rfaL gene encoding O-antigen ligase RfaL, producing MFNSIKNGKYDRLTLINVFSIVFIISIFFIDGITRYKKGISILIVILSLITFFQSKKDEAFALYKNKLFFFSLLFSLFLLLSALYSEDRKETIKYAFNSTLNYGLLFFILFIPILLHKLDKKDIFQTLTFSFIFGLTLNCTIELTRYCLEYINNGTLPFTTYSFREISNSLVFYFPVLLILLFSERTKYSFYLTLLLISFSFILLGTLSRGAWLAILVSCITFFLLIKNWKVPLAVLILIGITLITLKVITNENNILLFSKLEQTSSSNRYANGTQGTALEMIKEKPILGYGYGNNVYDSVYNEKVNQHPDWVYKKSIGPHNTFLFIWFGTGLLGLTLFVSMIIIAFISLLKNLKSDCIYTKKISIILITILVGYLLTRGMFEQMDIKPLGIVLGFLLLVQKKT from the coding sequence ATGTTTAACTCTATAAAAAATGGTAAATATGATAGGCTTACACTAATTAATGTATTTTCTATTGTATTTATTATTTCTATCTTTTTTATCGATGGAATAACAAGATATAAAAAAGGAATTTCAATATTAATTGTAATACTGTCCTTGATAACTTTCTTTCAATCGAAAAAAGATGAAGCATTTGCCTTATATAAAAATAAACTTTTCTTTTTTTCCTTGCTTTTTTCCCTGTTTTTACTGCTATCAGCATTGTATTCTGAAGACCGAAAAGAAACTATTAAGTATGCATTTAACAGCACACTAAATTATGGTCTTCTTTTCTTCATACTTTTCATTCCAATTTTACTTCACAAGCTAGATAAAAAAGATATTTTTCAAACGCTTACCTTTTCTTTTATATTTGGACTAACACTAAACTGTACTATTGAGTTAACAAGATATTGTTTAGAATATATAAACAATGGTACATTACCATTTACGACTTATTCCTTTAGGGAAATTTCAAACTCTTTAGTTTTTTACTTTCCAGTACTACTTATCTTACTTTTTTCAGAGAGAACAAAATATTCTTTTTATCTCACTTTATTGTTAATTTCATTTTCCTTCATACTTCTAGGTACCTTATCCCGAGGAGCTTGGCTAGCGATATTAGTGTCATGCATAACCTTTTTCCTATTAATAAAAAATTGGAAAGTACCACTAGCAGTGCTAATCCTTATTGGAATTACACTTATCACCTTGAAAGTAATTACCAATGAGAACAATATTTTATTATTTTCTAAATTAGAGCAAACCAGTAGTTCTAACCGTTATGCTAACGGAACTCAAGGTACAGCCTTGGAAATGATTAAAGAGAAGCCAATTCTTGGATATGGTTATGGCAACAATGTTTATGATTCTGTTTATAATGAGAAAGTAAACCAACATCCAGATTGGGTTTATAAAAAATCTATAGGCCCACATAATACATTTTTATTTATCTGGTTTGGCACTGGTTTATTAGGGTTAACTTTATTTGTTTCAATGATAATAATAGCATTTATTTCACTCTTGAAAAACTTAAAATCTGACTGTATCTATACCAAAAAAATTAGCATTATTTTAATAACCATTCTTGTTGGTTATCTACTCACTCGAGGTATGTTTGAACAGATGGATATTAAGCCTCTCGGGATAGTTCTTGGCTTCTTACTCTTAGTACAAAAGAAAACCTAA
- the waaO gene encoding lipopolysaccharide 3-alpha-galactosyltransferase, translating to MFFNKESAITKQIDLTAKNVVARDDCLHISYGIDRNFLYGCGISIASLLKNNEDISFCFHVFTDYFDSEQEALFRELAEQYKTSIKIYLVDCEQLKSLPSTKNWSYATYFRFIIADYFSEQLERIIYMDADIMCQGSLSDLLHIEFKENQVVAAVPERDSDWWKKRADALGIPSIANGYFNAGFLILNLVSWKENDISLKAMNLLSQDEVKAKISYLDQDILNMLLTGKIVYLDQKYNTQYSINYELQDGRKENPITSSTILIHYIGPTKPWHEWANYPTAKPFLDAKNASPWKDIPLLKANSSNHLRYSAKHFFKQGKFIYSLLLSLKYLFKKIF from the coding sequence ATGTTTTTTAATAAGGAAAGTGCAATCACAAAGCAAATTGATCTTACAGCCAAAAATGTGGTTGCTAGAGATGATTGTTTACATATTTCTTACGGTATTGACCGTAATTTTTTATATGGTTGTGGAATTTCTATTGCCTCTCTCTTAAAAAATAACGAGGACATATCATTCTGTTTTCATGTTTTTACCGATTATTTTGATTCGGAACAAGAGGCTCTTTTTCGTGAGTTAGCTGAGCAATATAAAACAAGCATAAAAATATATTTAGTTGATTGTGAACAGTTAAAGTCGTTACCAAGTACCAAAAATTGGTCTTACGCAACGTATTTTAGATTTATCATTGCAGACTACTTTTCTGAGCAACTAGAGCGCATCATTTATATGGATGCGGATATCATGTGCCAAGGCTCATTAAGTGATTTGTTACATATTGAATTTAAAGAGAATCAAGTGGTAGCTGCTGTTCCTGAAAGAGATTCTGATTGGTGGAAAAAAAGAGCGGATGCATTGGGGATCCCTAGTATTGCAAATGGGTATTTTAATGCTGGCTTCTTAATTTTAAATTTAGTGAGTTGGAAGGAAAATGATATATCACTAAAGGCAATGAATCTGTTATCTCAAGATGAAGTTAAAGCCAAGATTTCCTATCTTGACCAAGATATATTGAACATGTTGTTAACTGGTAAAATTGTTTACTTAGACCAAAAATATAACACTCAATATAGTATTAATTATGAACTCCAAGATGGTCGAAAAGAGAATCCAATAACATCTAGTACAATTTTGATCCACTATATAGGGCCAACGAAGCCATGGCATGAGTGGGCTAATTATCCAACTGCAAAACCATTTTTAGACGCTAAAAATGCTTCTCCGTGGAAAGATATTCCTTTATTGAAAGCTAATAGCAGTAACCATTTGAGATATAGTGCAAAGCATTTTTTTAAACAGGGAAAGTTTATTTATAGTCTTCTATTAAGCCTAAAATATTTATTTAAGAAAATATTTTAG
- the rfaP gene encoding lipopolysaccharide core heptose(I) kinase RfaP: MVELKAPFNELWKDKDPFVETDKLDGEVFRALETRRTLRFQLDDKSYFIKIHYGTTLKEVLKNLFSFRLPVLGADREWNAIHRLTEAGVDTMNGRAFGQRGWNPLRRHSFIITEDLTPTVSLEDYCANWATQPPKFRTKQMLIQRVAEMVRKMHRIGINHRDCYICHFLLHLPFTENLHDLKISVIDLHRAQLRSSVPTRWRNKDLIGLYFSSLEIGLTQRDIFRFMKVYFEMPLKEILSQESSLMADAKSKADKIKARTIRKSL, translated from the coding sequence ATGGTTGAGTTAAAAGCACCTTTTAACGAATTATGGAAAGATAAAGACCCATTTGTTGAAACAGATAAACTGGATGGCGAAGTCTTTCGTGCATTGGAAACGCGCAGAACATTGCGTTTCCAGCTTGATGATAAAAGCTATTTTATTAAGATTCATTATGGCACGACGCTAAAAGAGGTTTTGAAGAATTTATTTTCATTCCGTTTACCTGTTTTAGGTGCAGATCGTGAATGGAATGCAATTCATCGATTGACTGAAGCTGGCGTTGATACCATGAACGGGCGTGCTTTTGGGCAAAGAGGGTGGAACCCACTTCGACGTCATTCATTTATTATTACTGAAGACCTCACTCCAACAGTGAGTTTAGAAGATTACTGCGCTAATTGGGCAACTCAACCGCCTAAATTCAGAACTAAGCAAATGTTGATCCAGCGAGTTGCCGAGATGGTACGTAAGATGCATCGCATCGGCATTAATCACCGCGACTGTTATATTTGCCATTTCTTACTGCATCTACCGTTCACAGAAAATCTGCACGATTTAAAAATTTCAGTTATCGATTTGCATCGCGCACAGCTACGGTCGTCAGTTCCTACCCGTTGGCGAAATAAGGATTTAATTGGTTTATACTTTTCGTCACTAGAAATCGGCTTAACTCAACGAGATATTTTCCGGTTTATGAAGGTTTATTTTGAAATGCCGTTAAAAGAGATACTGAGTCAAGAATCTAGTTTGATGGCAGATGCGAAAAGCAAAGCTGACAAAATTAAAGCGCGTACGATCAGAAAGTCGCTATAA
- a CDS encoding glycosyltransferase family 4 protein, with protein MVLAFCLYKYFPFGGLQRDFLRIAMACQARGHQIRVYTQSWEGERPEQFEIIIVPTSSGTNHGRNAQYCEWVMAHLKQHPVDRIVGFNKMPELDVYFAADVCYAQKVAEEKGFFYKLTPRYKHYVAFEKAVFQKGKATQLMMLTPHQITHFEKHYGTESDRFHMLPPGIAVDRKYDQQIVDAKRIYREKNQIPESAFLLLQVGSDFKRKGVDRTLKAMAALPENIRNNTLLMVVGQDKPGKYQRLAETLGITKQVSFFSGRNDIAELMAAADILMHPAYQEAAGIVLLEAIVAGLPIIVTEVCGYASFIDKAQCGVVVNEPFEQTVLNQALCDSLQDTQKRTQWVNNAKYYADTEDLYSLPEKAADIILGCSNG; from the coding sequence ATGGTGTTGGCATTTTGTCTGTATAAATATTTTCCATTTGGAGGGCTACAACGCGACTTTTTACGTATCGCGATGGCTTGCCAAGCTCGTGGACATCAGATTCGTGTTTATACCCAGTCATGGGAAGGTGAACGCCCAGAACAGTTTGAAATTATTATTGTTCCTACTAGTTCAGGCACTAACCATGGACGAAATGCCCAATATTGTGAATGGGTAATGGCACATCTGAAGCAACATCCTGTAGATAGAATTGTTGGCTTTAATAAAATGCCTGAGCTGGATGTATATTTTGCTGCGGATGTTTGTTATGCGCAAAAAGTGGCTGAAGAAAAAGGCTTTTTCTATAAGCTGACTCCACGCTATAAACATTATGTTGCTTTTGAAAAAGCGGTCTTCCAAAAAGGAAAGGCAACGCAGCTCATGATGCTCACTCCTCATCAAATTACCCATTTTGAAAAGCACTATGGAACGGAAAGTGACCGTTTTCACATGCTGCCTCCGGGTATAGCCGTTGATCGAAAATATGACCAACAGATTGTGGATGCTAAGCGTATTTATCGGGAAAAGAATCAAATTCCAGAGTCTGCATTTTTACTGCTTCAAGTTGGGTCTGATTTTAAACGCAAGGGAGTTGATAGAACTCTTAAGGCGATGGCAGCACTGCCTGAAAACATCAGAAATAACACACTTTTGATGGTGGTAGGGCAAGATAAACCCGGTAAATATCAACGATTAGCGGAAACGTTGGGAATTACTAAACAAGTTTCATTTTTTAGCGGACGCAATGACATTGCGGAGCTAATGGCTGCTGCGGATATTTTGATGCATCCGGCTTATCAAGAAGCGGCTGGGATTGTCCTGCTTGAAGCGATTGTTGCTGGATTGCCAATTATAGTCACTGAAGTGTGTGGTTATGCGTCGTTTATCGACAAAGCACAATGTGGCGTGGTGGTTAATGAGCCGTTTGAACAGACAGTTTTAAATCAGGCTCTATGCGATAGTCTGCAAGATACACAAAAACGAACTCAGTGGGTAAACAATGCTAAATACTATGCGGATACAGAAGATCTGTATAGTTTACCGGAAAAAGCGGCCGATATTATTTTAGGATGCTCTAATGGTTGA
- the rfaQ gene encoding lipopolysaccharide core heptosyltransferase RfaQ — MKKQYKKILVIKMRFHGDMLLTTPVISSLKQNYPDAQIDVLLYQDTIPILSENQEIHTLYGMKGKKSGGLSKACNFLSLLFKLRRNQYDLVVNLADQWMVSLLVRAIPAETKISHDFGHRDSKFWRNSFTHLTPPEGEHVVLNNLSVLKPLGIQEFKTDLTMSYAEDDWKKIDQRLLDLGVHSSYVVIQPTARQIFKCWDNEKFSAVIDALQSRGYQVVLTSGPSKEDLACVNEIAENCQTKPTTELAGKTSFPELGALIAHAALFIGVDSAPMHIAAAVKTPIVCLFGATNHIFWRPWSDNVVKFWAGDYENMPPRDELDRNKKYLSVIPASDVIEATEQMLPMNMRSMMGRY; from the coding sequence GTGAAAAAACAGTATAAAAAAATTCTTGTAATCAAGATGCGGTTTCATGGTGACATGCTACTGACGACGCCTGTTATCAGCTCATTGAAGCAAAATTATCCTGATGCTCAGATTGATGTTTTGCTTTATCAGGACACCATTCCCATTTTGTCGGAAAACCAAGAGATCCATACACTATATGGCATGAAAGGTAAGAAAAGTGGTGGTTTGAGTAAAGCCTGCAACTTTTTAAGTCTACTGTTTAAATTACGTCGTAATCAGTATGATTTAGTGGTTAACCTTGCCGACCAATGGATGGTTTCGTTACTCGTTCGCGCGATTCCCGCAGAAACTAAGATTTCACACGATTTCGGTCATCGTGATTCGAAATTTTGGCGAAATAGCTTTACGCATCTCACTCCTCCTGAAGGAGAGCATGTTGTTTTAAATAATCTTTCTGTATTAAAACCGTTAGGGATCCAAGAATTCAAAACAGACCTAACCATGTCTTATGCGGAAGATGATTGGAAAAAAATTGATCAAAGACTGTTAGACCTTGGCGTTCACAGTAGCTATGTCGTGATCCAGCCTACTGCCCGACAAATTTTTAAATGTTGGGATAATGAAAAATTCTCAGCCGTCATTGATGCGTTGCAGTCTCGTGGCTATCAAGTGGTATTAACATCGGGCCCAAGCAAAGAAGACTTAGCGTGTGTGAATGAAATTGCGGAGAATTGCCAAACCAAGCCAACGACTGAGCTTGCAGGAAAAACATCTTTCCCTGAATTAGGCGCATTAATTGCGCATGCTGCCCTTTTTATTGGTGTCGATTCTGCACCGATGCATATTGCTGCCGCGGTTAAAACTCCCATCGTTTGCTTATTTGGTGCCACTAACCATATTTTCTGGCGTCCATGGAGCGATAATGTGGTGAAATTCTGGGCGGGGGACTATGAAAATATGCCACCTAGAGATGAGCTAGACCGCAATAAAAAATATCTCTCCGTGATCCCTGCGAGTGATGTGATTGAAGCAACAGAGCAAATGCTGCCGATGAATATGCGCTCAATGATGGGAAGGTACTAA
- the rpmG gene encoding 50S ribosomal protein L33 encodes MAKGIREKIKLVSSEGTGHFYTTTKNKRTMPEKLELKKFDPVVRKHVIYKEAKIK; translated from the coding sequence ATGGCTAAAGGTATTCGCGAGAAAATCAAGCTGGTTTCTTCTGAAGGTACAGGTCACTTCTATACCACTACGAAGAACAAGCGCACAATGCCAGAAAAACTGGAACTGAAAAAATTCGATCCAGTTGTTCGTAAGCATGTGATCTACAAAGAAGCAAAAATCAAATAA
- the rpmB gene encoding 50S ribosomal protein L28: MSRVCQVTGKRPMSGNNRSHALNATKRRFLPNLHSHRFWVESEKRFVTLRVSAKGMRVIDKKGIDAVLAELRTRGEKY; the protein is encoded by the coding sequence ATGTCACGAGTCTGCCAAGTTACCGGCAAGCGTCCAATGAGCGGTAACAACCGTTCACACGCATTAAACGCGACCAAACGTCGTTTTTTGCCAAACCTGCACTCTCACCGTTTCTGGGTTGAGTCTGAGAAACGTTTCGTAACACTGCGTGTATCTGCTAAAGGTATGCGTGTTATCGATAAAAAGGGTATTGATGCTGTTCTTGCTGAACTGCGTACCCGCGGTGAGAAGTACTAA
- the radC gene encoding RadC family protein, whose amino-acid sequence MHEYMELLPREKMLAYGAASLSDAELLAIFLRTGTRGEPVLQLAQRLLHEFGSLYLLVQADYAKLIECKGLGACKLSQLQAASELARRCFSAQVLCDDIMDNPNTLKSRLLELFSGQEREVFMVLFLNNQHQVICQEEMFKGTINRVEVHPREIIRFAMKMNARAIVLAHNHPSGNPEPSMADKYVTEKIQSACDMMGIKLLDHFVVGHKSCTSFAERGWL is encoded by the coding sequence ATGCACGAATACATGGAGCTTTTACCACGAGAAAAAATGTTGGCATATGGAGCTGCATCATTATCTGATGCAGAGTTATTAGCTATTTTCTTACGTACGGGAACACGAGGTGAACCCGTTTTACAACTTGCTCAGCGTTTACTTCATGAGTTTGGTTCACTCTATTTATTAGTGCAAGCTGACTACGCAAAGCTGATTGAATGCAAAGGCTTGGGGGCTTGTAAATTAAGTCAGTTGCAAGCCGCTAGCGAACTCGCAAGGCGTTGTTTTTCTGCGCAAGTGCTTTGTGATGACATCATGGATAACCCCAATACATTGAAATCGAGGTTGCTTGAATTGTTTTCAGGGCAGGAGCGAGAGGTTTTCATGGTGCTATTTTTGAATAACCAGCATCAGGTGATTTGCCAGGAAGAGATGTTTAAAGGCACTATCAATCGCGTTGAAGTGCATCCAAGAGAAATTATCCGGTTTGCCATGAAAATGAATGCCAGAGCGATAGTGCTTGCTCATAATCACCCATCAGGAAACCCTGAGCCAAGCATGGCAGATAAGTACGTTACTGAGAAAATTCAGAGTGCTTGTGACATGATGGGGATTAAATTACTTGATCATTTTGTGGTTGGACACAAATCTTGCACCTCATTTGCCGAGCGCGGATGGCTGTAA
- the coaBC gene encoding bifunctional phosphopantothenoylcysteine decarboxylase/phosphopantothenate--cysteine ligase CoaBC gives MTQQTSVNSLLGKRIVLGISGGIAAYKIPELTRRLRDEGASVRVVMTPAAKAFITPLTLQAVSGHPVADDLLDPAAEAAMGHIELAKWADIIILAPATADLIARLSAGMANDLLTTVCLASAAPIAVVPAMNQQMYRAAATQDNLIRLQQRQCMIWGPDEGSQACGDVGPGRMIDPLAIVKLAGQHFQSCLGQQSRSDLQGISIMVTAGPTREDLDPVRFISNHSSGKMGFAIAQAASERGANVTLVAGPVNLATPNGVNRINVTSALEMYEQVHQSITEQDIFIGCAAVADYRAKTVAENKIKKQGNEVSITLVQNPDIVASVGKLTQNRPYVVGFAAETQNVEEYARQKRQQKQLDLICANDVSLADNGFNSDNNALHLFDAHGDVRLPHSSKIELSHHLLDEILQRYEKDRSENS, from the coding sequence ATGACTCAACAAACTTCAGTTAACTCATTATTAGGTAAGCGAATTGTTCTTGGTATCAGTGGTGGAATAGCCGCTTATAAAATCCCTGAACTCACTCGCCGACTGCGTGATGAAGGGGCATCTGTACGTGTTGTCATGACACCTGCGGCAAAAGCGTTCATTACACCTCTCACGTTGCAAGCCGTTTCCGGTCATCCGGTCGCTGATGATTTGCTAGACCCTGCCGCTGAGGCCGCAATGGGTCACATTGAATTGGCAAAATGGGCTGATATAATTATTTTAGCGCCAGCTACTGCCGATTTAATCGCACGATTAAGCGCTGGCATGGCGAATGATTTACTTACGACCGTTTGTCTTGCATCTGCGGCGCCTATTGCCGTCGTGCCTGCGATGAATCAACAAATGTATCGCGCTGCAGCAACACAGGATAATTTAATCAGACTGCAACAACGCCAGTGTATGATTTGGGGTCCTGATGAAGGCAGCCAAGCATGTGGTGATGTGGGGCCAGGGCGTATGATTGACCCATTAGCTATCGTGAAATTGGCTGGTCAGCACTTTCAATCATGTTTAGGTCAGCAATCACGTTCAGACCTACAGGGGATTTCAATCATGGTTACGGCAGGTCCAACCCGTGAAGATTTGGATCCTGTACGCTTTATCAGTAATCATAGTTCTGGGAAAATGGGTTTTGCCATCGCGCAAGCTGCCAGTGAACGCGGAGCGAACGTCACTCTCGTCGCAGGTCCTGTTAATTTGGCAACACCGAATGGTGTAAACCGCATTAACGTGACGAGCGCCCTTGAGATGTATGAACAAGTACACCAGTCTATTACTGAGCAAGATATTTTTATCGGCTGTGCTGCGGTTGCAGATTACCGAGCTAAAACCGTCGCTGAGAATAAAATTAAGAAACAAGGGAATGAAGTTTCCATTACCCTTGTACAAAACCCTGACATTGTGGCAAGTGTAGGAAAACTGACGCAAAATCGCCCTTATGTAGTCGGTTTCGCGGCAGAGACCCAAAATGTCGAAGAATATGCACGACAAAAGCGCCAACAAAAGCAACTTGATTTAATTTGTGCGAATGACGTTTCCTTAGCGGATAATGGCTTTAATAGTGATAACAATGCACTACATCTATTTGATGCCCACGGTGATGTTCGATTACCACACAGTAGTAAAATTGAATTAAGCCACCATTTACTTGACGAGATACTCCAACGTTATGAAAAAGATCGATCTGAAAATTCTTGA
- the dut gene encoding dUTP diphosphatase, translating to MKKIDLKILDARIGNEFPLPTYATTGSAGLDLRACIDAPIDLAPGQTELIPTGLAIHIADEQLAAVILPRSGLGHKHGVVLGNLVGLIDSDYQGQLMVSVWNRSDKAFTVEPGERMAQMVFVPVVQAQFNIVDDFDASERGEGGFGHSGRQ from the coding sequence ATGAAAAAGATCGATCTGAAAATTCTTGATGCACGTATTGGGAATGAGTTTCCACTGCCAACTTACGCAACCACTGGCTCTGCGGGTTTAGATTTACGTGCATGTATTGATGCACCTATCGATTTAGCACCGGGTCAAACTGAATTGATCCCAACAGGTCTAGCTATCCATATTGCAGACGAGCAACTTGCCGCAGTAATTCTGCCACGTTCAGGTTTAGGTCATAAGCATGGTGTAGTACTAGGTAACTTGGTTGGTTTAATCGACTCAGACTACCAAGGCCAACTGATGGTGTCAGTATGGAACCGTAGCGACAAAGCATTCACCGTTGAACCGGGTGAACGTATGGCACAAATGGTCTTTGTTCCTGTTGTTCAGGCACAATTCAATATTGTGGATGACTTTGACGCGAGTGAACGCGGTGAAGGTGGTTTCGGTCATTCTGGCCGCCAATAA